The DNA sequence TCTTGGTACATCTTAGTCGTATCCGGATGCATTAAACATTTACTCTGATGGGCCTCCGTCAAAATTTTCTAATGTTTGAATTGGTgtgcgaatatctggagatctcGGCCTCCGTGAATGTCTTCTTATATCTCTTCCTACTGACCAACCCTTCTCACGAAGGAAAGACAAAAAAGGGGTATGTGTCTTTCCGGACCGTTCAGGGTCGTAGGATATTCGGCCTTTTCGAAGATTCTTTTCACCACTTCAAGAGCACTTTCTTTAAGGTAAGGCCTACCCCAGACCACCACCCATTTTGGCTTACCTTGGAGGGAGAAAGGAAAATCCCGACTTATTGGAGTCTCGGGGCGGGCTCAGACTATTTGATAAAGGAGACTTACATGGGGATGAGCGAAGAAAATCGCCGAATTGCCGACGTGTTGTTGGCAATTTTTGGTTCTAAGAATCTAAATCATCATCTAGTGTTAGGGGATCGGGAGGTCGGTCGTGCCCAGGTTGGTAGGTCATCACCTTATTTTCTCAGTGATTTCCCTTCCGTTTCTTTCAAAGCTGCTTGTTACTAAATTGTTTGTCTTCATTGTAGTTGCCATGGCTGAAGGAAAGACCACCATGGAGGACCTCGTAGCCCACTTCCTTGGTGGCAGCGACAACGACGACTCCTCCGCGACTCATTCTGAGGCCCCGGGCCAAGATGCCGTTGGGGAAAATAGTGGTCAAGCCGCTGCTGAGGATCAGGATAACGTTCCGCCCGAGAACCCTCAGGGCATTGCTGTGGAGGAGCTGTTTCTGGAGCAGGAGGCTATTCCCGAGGCGGATCCTGATCTGACCATCGTCCCTACCCCCAAGAGGCAAAGAGTGGACTCCAAGAAGTCTCTGACTGTAATGGAGAGGAGCTTTGACGCCGGTGGCTTTATCGACTCCCATCTCCTCCCAGGGACTGAGGACTTCTTCctagaggaagaccttgctgCCCAGGCCAACTGGACCTACCGTAGCCTTCTCCGAGTCGCCGCTATCGCCAGGAAGGTGGAACCTGTTCTGGCTCAGCACTAGGCACTAGAAGGGAAACTTCATGCGGCCCAAAAGGACATTGCCAACTTAAAGGCCCGGGAAGAGTCTCTGAAGACCCTGCTTgctgagaaggagaagaaggcgGAGGAGGACGCCTCCGAGATTAACAGACTGGTGGTGTGATCTCTCCCTCTCTAAGGATTTGAACACTGCTCGGGGTCAAGCCATTTCTGCATAGGCCAGGGTTACAAACTTGAAGCAAAAACTAAAGGAATTGGGCGAGAAACATAGCGAGATCGAGAGGTCGGCCCAGGCTGCCCAACAAGAGGTCGTCGCCTTGAAAAAGAGGAACAAGGAAATAGTGAGGGATGCGACGAAGGTCGTCTGGGCTACCAAGGAAGGGATCAAAGCTCAAATCGCCGTCCTTGCTCCTGACCTTGACACTTCTTTGGTTGGGGATTTTAAGAAGGTCCAAGATGGCAAGATTGTGGACATTCCGAAGAAGGCGGGAGCCCCTCAGTAGCTGCACCTTTATTGCTTTGTCTTGCTTGTATTTTGTTCATATTTTGTAACTTATTGGGCCGATGTGTTGCCCTGGTTGTACAACAAACTTATTAGGCCGGTGCGTTGCCCTCGTTTTGTAACAACTTTATTTCATTCGCCTTATCATCTGGTTGGTACATTTTTATATTGCATGTAGGCCGATTAGTTACCTTTGAAAAAATGTTTAATTTGCTATCTTCTAGCCTCATGGCTTGGTGGGTAGGCCGTAAAATTCGCTTGTCGAATATTTGATGCAAAaggggctcccggggtgatcagccCCGGTTCACCGTGTAAGAAAATAGTAGTGCTAAGAATGAGTGGATTGACAATGTAACGTTCATGGTATTTATAATGAAACGAGTTACCGAGGTAGCAAACTAAATGATAACAACAAAAACGAGATAACAAAATGACAAATAATAATGAACGAAATAAGCTAATGAACGAAAGGAAGTGATAATATACGATAACACACTGTGGGCTGGCGGGTCGCCTCTCAGGGGTAGAATCTCTTTAAATTCATTGCATTCCATGTCTTAGGTACCTCGGTCCCATTCAGGTGCTCCAACTTGTAAGCTCCTTTGCCAAGTACTTCTTTCACCCTATACGGGCCTTCCTAGTTGGCTGCCAACTTCCCTTCCCCTGGAGTCGGTGGCCCGATATTGTTTTGTCGCAACACGAGGTCGCCTGCTTCAAAGTCCCTCTTCAGTACTTGGGCGTTGTATCTTAAGGCTATCCTTTGTTTTAACGCGGTCTCCATTAGGTGGGCCATCTCCCTGGTTTCGTCAATTAGATCTTTCTCCATCGCTTCTTTCGAGCTACCAAGGAGTAACCTCGGGCTTGGTTCTCCGATTTTGACTGGGATCACCACGTCGACCCCGTAGGTGAGCCTGAACGGGTCTCGTTGGTAGAAGATTGGGGGTCGTCCTTTACGACCATAGGACCGAAGCGAGCTCCTCTGCCCAGGAGCCTTTTTTTCTGGTCTAAGCGCTTCTTTAGGCCCTGAAGGATAACCTTATTTGCTGCTTCCACCTAGCCATTACTTTGCGAGTGCTCGACTGAAGAGAACTTCTGCTTGACTTCCAACCCTGAAAGGAACTCCCCGAACTTCCTGTCTGCAAACTGTGTCCCGTTGTCCGAAATCACGACTTCGGGATTCCAAACCTGGAGATCACTTGCCTCCACATAAATTTACGACAGTTAGCCAATGATATACTGGCCAatggttctgcctcgatccacttggTATAGTAGTCGGTGGCTACTATTAAGTACTTGACTTGTCCTGGACCGACAGGAAACGGGCCCAAAAGGTTGACTCCCCACTAGGCAAAAGGTTGAGCGGCCATTATCGAACCGAGCTCCGTTGCTGGGCACTTGTGGAAGTTAGCGTTCTCTTGACATTTTTTGCACTTTTTCACGAATTCCTGGACATCTTCCATCATGGATGGCCAGTAGTAGCCGGTCCTAACGAGATTTCAGGCTAACGCTTTTCCCCCAATATGGTGTCCACAACATCCTTCATGAACTTCTCCTAAGACGTAACCCGTCTGGTCAGGCCGCAAGCACTTTACTAGGGGTTGACTGAGTCCCCGTTTGTACAGTTGGCCTTGTATGGCCACGTACTTGGCTGCCTCCCTTCTTATCTTCTTCGCTTCCTCCACATATCTAGGGAGGTTACCATCTTTCAAGAAGGCGAGAATTGGGTCCATCCACGAGGGGGAGTTCGTTGCTTGCGCCATGTATAAGGTCACCGTTGGTTCCATAATCAATCCTTGGATTAGGGATCGATTTCTGGACCCTGGCTTCGTGCTTGCCAACTTTGATAAGAGGTCAGCTCGGACGTTCCTTTCCCTGGGGACATGCTGGATCCTGAGTTTATCGAAACCTTTGATCAACCTCCTCACCCTCTCTAAGTATTTTTGAAGCAAAGGATCTCTGGCTTGGTAAGTTCTATTGATCTGGGAGGTAACGATATGGGAGTCACTGTTGATCTCTACTTGCGCAGCCTGGACCTCTTTCGCTAAGAGTAGGCCGCCAATCAAGGCTTCGTACTCCGCCTAGTTATTTGAGACCGAAAAGTCGAATTTGATTAGCTGCACGTAAACCATTCTGGTCGAGCTTTCGAGTATTATTCCTGCCCATCCAAACGTCTGGTTGGAGGCCCCGTCgacatggagcttccaccgtgtgtccGGTTTCTCGTGGGGTCCCCCGGTACTTCTACCAAGAAATCTGCCATTGCCTGAGCCTTGATCGTATGCCTGGGTTCATAGTTCAAATCATACTGCGATAGCTCGACCGCCCATGTCATCATTCGGGCCGTTAGATCGGGATTTTGTAAGATATGGTAGATTGCTTGGTCGGTTCTTACGATGTTCCGATGCCCCTGGAAGTACTGCCTTAATCTCCGGGAGGAGGTTAGGAGTGCATAAGCCAGCTTTTCCAGGTTGGTGTACCTTAGTTCTGTGCCATGTagcgctttgctgatgaagtagaccgGCTGTTGTGTTTTGCCCTCTTCACGGACGAGGACGGCTGCTAAGGCCTCATCTGAAACTGCCAGGTACAAGAACAGGACTTCACCATTTCTGGGCTTGCCCAAGACTGGTGGGGCTGACAGTATCTGCTTGAAATGATTGAAGGCTTCTTCGCATGCTGGCGTCTATTCGAAGGCTATTTCCTTCTTCATGAGATTGAAGAAGGGGAGAGCCTTGGCAGCCGAGACTCCGAGGAAGCGGGATAAAGCCGTGAGTCTTCCGGCCAGCCTCTGCACGTCTTTGATACATCCTTGGCTTATCATTCGTACAACAGCTTCGCACTTGTCTGGGTTGGCCTTGATCCTTCTCTAGGTTATCATGAAGCACAGAAACTTTTCGGCTTCCATGGCGAAGATGCATTTGAGagggttgagtctcatgttgtgctTATGAAGGGACGTGAACACAGTCTCATGATTGGCTGATTTTTACCAAGATATCATCGACATAAACCTCCACCGACCTGCCGGTGAGGTCgccgaagactttattcattagcctttgataggtTGCTCCTGCATTCTTCAAACCAAACGGCATCACCCTGTAGCAGTATGTGCCtgctggcgttatgaacgccgtcttTTCCTCATCGGGTCGGTGTATCGATATTTGGTTATACACAGAATACGTGTCCATGAAGCTCAAATACCAACACCCAGCTGCTGCATTGACCAAGACGTCGATGTTTAAGAAAGGGAAGGAGTCCATCGGATATGCCTTGTTGAGGTCCGAATAGtcaacacacatcctccatttccCGTTGGCTTTTTTGACGAGGACTAGATTTGATAACCAAGTCGAGTACTCGAGCTCTCTAATGAACCCAGCTTCTAACAGGCTGGCCGCCTGCTTGGCCACCTCGTTGGCCCTCTCTTGGGACATTTTTCTTCGCCTTTGGGTGATGGGCTTGGCGTCTGGGTTTACGGCAAGCCGGTGGAACATGAAATCGGGATTGACCCTAGGCATGTCAGCTGGAGTCCAGGAAAATAGATCACCATTTGCCCTGATGGCCTCTATGAGGGGCTCTTTTAAGTTATGGGGGAGTTTTTATTCAGGAAAGTGAATTTCTCCTCCGTACTTCCTACTCGGAACTTTTCAAGGTCTCCCTGGGGTTCCGGCCTCGGCTTGTCGTTTATCCTTGTGTCGAGATCAGCTAGGAAGAACCCAGATGCCTCTTTCAACTTCCTCTCCAACGACAAATTGGCATTGTCACAAGCGACAGCCGTCTCCAGATCTCCCTTGAGGGATTCGACTGATCCGTTGTCGATAACAAACTTCATGACCAAGAATTTGGTGCATATCACTGGGGAGAGCTCGTTTATCGTCTTCCTTCCTAGGATAACGTTGTAGGCCGTGGAGTCCCTCAAGACAACGAACTCCTCCATTACTGATTTCTTTCCGTCGTCTGACCCCACGCAGACTGGGAGCGTGACTATTCCATCAAGCTTTATATAGTTGTCCCCAAGGCCGATGACTCCGTGTTGGTAGGTCTTGAGGTCGGCTTCCCTAAGTCCTAGGGCATCGAAGACATTCCcgaacatgatgttcgagtctACGCCCGTGTCGACAAGAATTCGCTTGACAATGCCAATTCCAACCCTTGCCGTGATCACCATAGGGGGTTCTCTGGGAAGTCTCAAATCCACTGGTCCTCTGGGCCAAAGGATATCCTGGGTAGTTCTCTGGACTGCGTCCCGAGTCCACCCGACGACACTGCCAAGACTTTGGCGTCCTTCCTTGTTGCCGACTTCGACTTGGGGGCCGTGTCTCGCCCCACTATCACATTAAAAACTACTGTGGGGGTGTTATCAGCGTTTTCCGTCGGTCCTGGCCTCGGTTTCACGGCTCGGCTTCGGTCTTCCTTGGATCTTTCGCATTCCCTTTTCCTCGGCTCCCTGATGAATTGGGAGAATTCGGAGAGCTTACCTTCACAGATAGCTTGCTCTAAGGCATCCTTCAAATCGAAACAATCCTGAGTCTTGTGGCCAAAACCCTTGTGGTAGTCACAATACAGGCTCTTATTTCTGCCCGTCCTATCTTTCAGTTGGTGGGGTTTCGACAGAATCCCCTTGTCCACTATCTGCTGGTATACCTCCGTTATGGGGGCTGGGGGGTATAATTTGTAAATTTCCCCACCCGAAAAAATAATTTGGGTTGTTTTGGCGATGCTTCTTCCTTGAGGACCTCTCGCGGCTTATCCGAATAAATGGGTTGGTGCGGGAGGGGCGGTTAGCCGGCTGCCGTTTATTGGCCGCGACTACCTGGCTAACCTCCTCGCCGTTGATGTATTCTTTGGCCAAGCTTTGAATTTCTTGCATCGTCCAGACGAGTTTAGTGGTGAGGTGCTTCCTAAAGTCCTCGTTTGACAGGCCATTCGCTAAGCACAGGCTGGCCACTGAATCCGTCAAGCCATCTATTTTCAGGCACTCATTGTTGAACCTATCCAGGAACCTCCTGGTCAGTTCTTCAGGTTTCTGAGTGATCCCTAGCAAGTTGATGGGGTGCTTTGCTTTGGCTATGTGTGTGGTGGACCTTGCTAAGAAGCTGCGCAATATGTCCACGAAGGCCATAATGGACTCTTGCGGAAGCGTGTTGAACCATCGGATCGCCGACCCTGCCAACGTTACCGGGAACGCGCGGCATCTTACTGCGTTGCCGATTCCCTCAAGATTCATCCTGCCCTCGAAAGTCGTTAGATGCTCTTGGTGGTCCTTGGTCCCGTCGTACTTCATAtccgttggtttgtcgaagtgCTTGGGTAGGCGAACTTTGAGGATGGAGGGATGGAAAAGGGTCGTGCCCATGATGACGGGGTCCCGTTTTTTCCTTCCTCGGTTTCCATGTGTTTCCCCGTGGCCCTCGGTCCTTTCGAGTGTGCCGGAGCAGGTACGAGCATTGGTCTCGACCCGTCTGCCATCCTCCTCTTGCCACCCTCAGCCCTCCTGAGCAGGGATCGGGTGCAGGACATGCTGTGCTTAGTGTCCCTACTACAGGAGGGGCGATATCGGTCTCGTGTCGCTAGCTCACGTTTGAGATTATGCATCGTGCCTGAGCTCCTGAATGATCCTCGCGTGGTCGTCTCCCATCCCCCCGAAAGGGCACCTTTCGGAAGATCGGGAGCGTTGATTTTCTTTCTGCGTCACGGGTCTCGACTGCTCGCGAGAAGCGACCACAGAGCTCACCCTGCTCCTCAGGTGGGCTCCTCCTTCTTCGCGAAGCTCATTAGAGTGTGGGAACAACACCGCCATTCAATCgacgtccccacagacggcgccaatgttcgtttGATCGGGTCTAGAACGGGTCGGGTTCTGTGTGTGAGTGGAAGGTTGGGAGGACTCGCTGGGAGTGAGATGCGAACGGGGTTCTTCCGAGCTGACAATGTGGGAAGAGGGGGAGTGTcacctgcaaaaaggactccgGCGCTCAAGTTAGTGTCCGTACAAGGGGTGGCAATTAGGTATAAGGTAGGTGACGTACCTGGGGGAGGGGTAGACCCCTCCCCTTATATAGTCTGTACTTAGGGCGGGTCCCACATGGGCAGACCCTCTTTCCTGAAAACTTCCTACGCCAGCTGTCCAGGTTCACGCAAAGGGGGATGTGGTTCGGGTCACCTCCTAATTCGGACTCGGTAACCCGTCGGGTCGGGCGGTCATCCGGGCCCAAGTCTTAGGTTTGATGGGCTGGGCCagaacataaatataaaataaatacattgaaaacttaaatcttttatattctaataaaaatcttttatttttataatcttaACATGTGTCTTTAAgactgaaggttgtggtaggcttagagaagggggagttgaatctatgcctttcttttaagttgctgttatgacccttttaaaacaaactttgaattctgattctatttgaactcagcagcagaaatttatgagacaatttatttttgtctcatgaatatcagaaaacagaacacagcagagaagagaaaagctaacaccagcatgtatcctggttcggttgccttgtgctatgcaacctatgtCCAGtttcctccacaactatggaagaattttcactatagttaacagtattacatacaccaattccacaggattgacccaattctttcacactcaagttctaacctaacttgacattgactatgctaatacctaactattcactcttagtgctaacccaactaagaaatggatacctcacaggtacaagatacaagacataaacatacctaaagaaatcagaaaataactctaagcttttctctcaagtgtatcactcagccttttttcactcatggcttttacttgagctttctcacaatgccttttctcacaagaaattacagaaagataaacatagaaaagtacatcacaatctgtaaaacatgaaggagattgacttcatcaacagcctctgtgctaacTAGATTAGCAAGTctctgatttagttcttcatactggcggaatgcaccttttgattaggttacactgtccagttagttgaacttctttaaagagctctctcagaacaaaacctctattcactagttttctctccttttttttctgaatgaacagcaaaacctcttttatctccttgcatgttgctgggttcttctttCAAGGTCAACActttgagccttgagcttcaccaacccacagattcactttttctcattaatCCCCATAGTAGAAACTCTTcttctgacttcctcatcttgaccgaaagccataaagcagtaaccatagaaatcttcccatggtcaacttgatcttagccattgagaaactacttggtctccaagtatcacttgtgaccgtagatgtacagcagaatagggcagagaacaactttcccttgaacgccattttcggatagagcagagagttgggaagaagagaagaagatctgatgcatgcaagatgagatgtgttacctttaacctaagcttgatttggtttggattttctgaTTAGACTTCTGTGTTTCAAGCTTAAtccttctctctcttgcttctttggtgatttGCTTAGGGAGgaagctctctctctttctctttcttacttttctgaagctcTGATTTGACTATGACAAAAGAGAGGggaacgttgctttggttggaGCAATATGGAGGAAATTGAAATTAAGCTGGGTTTGGTTCGGGTATTCATTTGAGCAACCCATCtgacttctttcttttcttttccttgggctcctattttgttttcagcccACCATTCTTTTCTATTTGCTTttcattccatttgggctatGGAATTGgatttggcctgcaacaataaataattagtaacatatacttattaattaatcaatactaattatttatttttccaaaaataatgtttgtcatcactaattaatttagttaatttcttaactcaacaaagacacaacaaataaatattttttaaaaaatatttgaaaaaatactTAATTTGGTCTCTAAAATTATACTCGAACCTCAATTTAGTCCTTGAAATTTCAATTGCCTCAATTTAGTCTCTAAACTTTTCAATTGACTTTGTGACAGAAACCACCGAAGAGACTAATATGATTAAACTTTGAAAATAAGACAATTGAAACTTCAAAGACTAAATTGAGGTTTGAGTGTAATTAAAACAATTGAAACTTTAAAGACTAAATTGAAATTTGAGTGTAATTTGAGGGACCAAACTAAATATTTTCTCAAAAAAAATGGTTAATTTCCATCTCAACTAttgaaaataatgataataataataataataaagactaaaGAGTGTCAAATAGACCACATATAcactaaactaaataaaaatataactccTCAAATAATAGATTAATTTTGTCTATTATTAACCATTTTTGATGTATACATTAAAATTTTGATTctattatatgtatttttatgatcttaaaaatatttttttttgtatacttttGTCCATCTCATCGTAGAAGCATTAGAAGTGAAAAAGGGGTGATGGGTTGAGAAAGAAAGTTGGAGTTGTGATCCGATAGTTCATCCAAAATTGTAGGTGAAACATGGTTGCTGATTCTGACACTTGTCATCACCCGACCCGAAACGGGTTGCATTTGGACCGCAATTTGCCCGAAATTTGGCGTTCATTTGCGTTTGTTATGATCGTTTTTTGGTTTTGTCCGTACTCTCTTTCCAAGTGCAGTGTCCACCATCACAGTCCGGTTTTTCTATAAATACTCCACGCTTTGTGCTTCATTCctcgctttctttttccttttcttttagtttcaacTAGAGAGAGAGTGACTTtcctagagagagagagttaggtttttttgttttttcattaattttttttgtttgtttttgtggTTTTGGTTTGTGTTTTCTATCGTTGTTTTGTAGGTACTGAGGAGGAAGAAAACTCGGAAGATTGATTTTCGTTGAAGAGCGTGTGAGTTTatttttttggcttttttttttcttttttatttttttggcttTTCTGTGTGTTTGGTTCACTTGTGATCCTAAATAGCATAAATTTATAGTTGTAATGCTTATGTGTTTTTTGAATTTTGCCATGAATTGTTGTGGGAATTATTATCCTGGGGTTTTGTGGACAAAAACGGTAGTGTTGGTTAGGTTTTCACTAATGAATAATtactattttattgtttatttatttattattgcagTGGCTGTGTCAATTTTCATATCGTattgtttttgaaatttgaattctcCATGGTTTAGGTCTGATAGATGTGGCTATTTGTGTGACCCTATTTGTATGGTTTGTCAAAAGCTTGTTAATGTTTTGTATAGGTTGCATTCAATGATTAAAGTCGAATTTATTGAAGCAGTTTTTAATATTCCATGTGATAGaacccttattttctttttcctgaaAGGGAATGAATAGTTACATAAGAGTGTGAAATTAGTTCATTGTTTGCGAGAAAGGTTATAAGCAAAATTAGTTTGTGAATCAAGAAGAATGCAGTCGTTGTTATATTCTTTAAAGACAGAAAGGGCAGTTTATGTTGAGTTTGACTCCATTCTGTTTTGTTGTGGTGGGGCTGCAGACGATTTGGGAAAGGCCTTGAAGTTGGCGTGTATTAGATTGGAATCTTAGAAGTTGCTGTTTGGATTTTCGATCGAAAGAATGGAGGTATATGGCAAATCTATGGTTGCAGCTCCTGCAAATGTTATTTATCTGTCAAGTATTTTGGGCCAAGATGGTCCTGTTCCTGTTCACAAATGTGACTGGAAATGTCAAAATGAAAATGTTTGCGGGAACATGTACCGCTGCAAGCTAACAGGGCTGACTCACATCTGTGATAAAAACTGTAACCAGAGAATTCTGTATGATAATCATAGCTCTCTTTGCCTAGCAAGTGGCAAAATTTTCCCCCTttcgcaagaagaggaacaagctGTGAGAGGTGTTCGCAGAAAGCTTGATGCAGAGAATTCGCTTGCTGATAGCTGTGGTTGTAAGCGGAGACGTGATGCACAATTCCACCCGTCTCCTTTCGAGAGATCCTTCTCTGCTGTCAGTCCTATCTGCAGCCAAGTTGGAGATGGCATGGATATGAGCTAGATATCTAttattcaactaagaagactctGTCATTTGACTCATTTTCTCTTATCCTTTTGAAATTgcttttttactttttctatcGATAACAGAACTTGATCGTATTTGGTGGACTTGATGTGTCCCCATGTGCTGTAGGAAGTACTTACTTATATTTCTAGCATTAATGTAATGCAGTATTTGAGGTAGCTTTGCTTGACTGTTGAATGGGGATTTGAGCAGTATCTATGCACTAGTTAATGGCACATGAATTGACTTTGGTTTCAGTTTTGGGTTAACCTTATTGAGAGTCAGACTTTGAAAACTGACAAAAGGATGTGTTCTGGCATTTTAGAATGCTTGAATTTGATTATTGACCCGAATGATGTATACTCGGGAAATGTATTCAAGTTTCTACTTTATCTGTATTCTCAAGGCAGCCATATTATAGTATTAGTGTACTCATTAATAATGCTACTGTCCTGAATTGTATTATTTAACTTCTAGGGTTATGATAGACACCGAGTTTTGT is a window from the Arachis hypogaea cultivar Tifrunner chromosome 17, arahy.Tifrunner.gnm2.J5K5, whole genome shotgun sequence genome containing:
- the LOC112767405 gene encoding uncharacterized protein — translated: MEVYGKSMVAAPANVIYLSSILGQDGPVPVHKCDWKCQNENVCGNMYRCKLTGLTHICDKNCNQRILYDNHSSLCLASGKIFPLSQEEEQAVRGVRRKLDAENSLADSCGCKRRRDAQFHPSPFERSFSAVSPICSQVGDGMDMS